In Apodemus sylvaticus chromosome 7, mApoSyl1.1, whole genome shotgun sequence, the sequence GTGTTTTAAATGCCAGTTAACAAACACTATTCACTGTGAATCATGGTCCTTTGTGGACCCAGAGAAAAAACAGCTTCTTTAGTCTACCAAcaattgggggggggaggggagcgcaatggggaaggaaagaaaaggcaatGAAGAGGGCACAGAAGGCATTCACAGGAAGAGAGGCGGTGAGAAACCATCTATAGGTCCAAAGTCTCTCTTCTCcccaatttcctttctccttctactcctcttcctcctcccaacccccacacaAATCCTCAAAACACATACAGGAAGAGAAAACTAGAAACACCACAGGGTCACACAGGAAGGACACAGGGAGAATATTAAACAGCCAGGTATAAAAGGCTTTCTTTCAATTTCAACAAAAGTAAATCCTTCTCAAAAGCAGAAGGGAAGACAGCTTCCATCCAAACTGCAACTCAGCAGTGGTTAGTACTGATAAGCCTACTGTGACTCTAAACAAAGTGATTCATTTTACAGGCGAGTGAATCAATCAGCAGCAGTGGGATGGTCAGAGCTCAAGAATCATTTGGTTCAAACCAATGGGATcagaggggtggaggggtgggggatgggatagggagggTGGCATGAGGTTAAGCAGCCCTAGTTTTTAATGCCCACCACTTCTGCCCCCACCCCTCGCcaacccagccagccagccagcatccACAGAGAAGCATTCAGCTTGACTCAGCCAGATTCACTTTGTTCTCCTGCCTCATTCCCAGAATGCTTCTACCAAGGGAATTAAGCCTTCCCAGAGGCAGCCCCAGCCTCCAGGAGTAGCAAGCTGCTGATGCTCCTGTCGTAATCTATCACTTTGGCTTCTTCCTCACTGTCTGCCAGTTCCCAGTGGAGGCAAAATTTAGAAACATACCATCACGTGGGGTCTCTTTGCACAGCAACGATGGAGTGCTACGGGTTGCACTgacctcaatttctttcttccctgccaGTGCCATAAGCTGTTTCTCACCTCCCTGGCAGATGAAGGGACATGAATCAACTCTTGTCCCACCAGCATCTTCCTGCCCCTTTTCCTTGCTGCTTCCTTCGGGAATCTGTTCCAGATTACTGTGGAGATACAGCCCGGCAATGCccagttccttcttcccagagctGTCGCTGTCATTGCTGAAGTGGATCAGTTCTTCTCTCTCCTTGGCTACTGATTCCTCGAAGGGTAGAGGAGTAGGTACCTGAGAGGCAGACAGGCTGGGCAGTTCCCCAGCACTCCACCTGCAGCTAACTGACTGGTCCTCAGCCACTGTCATGGAGCGCCTCACAGCAGGCACTCCCAGCTTCCTAGGCATAGGGCTTGGCACTGGGTTACTGGTGGGAGGCAGCAGGCCAGAAGGAAGCTCCTCTCGGGCAGGCAGTTCAGGGTACTTATCAGCAAGATTCACAGCTGGGGGCACTGAGAGATGGTAAGACTCAGACAGGGCTCTTCGGATTGCCTTCTTCTGCTGGGGGACTTGGTCATGCATAGGCCCCTCCTTGGTACAACTTAATTTCTCCAACTCCTTATCCTGGCCAGGGCTATGAAAGTCTGCATTCAAATTTTCCTGAGTGAATCCCACCACAGTGACTGGTGGGCTGGTGGTGGGCATAT encodes:
- the LOC127688489 gene encoding LOW QUALITY PROTEIN: uncharacterized protein LOC127688489 (The sequence of the model RefSeq protein was modified relative to this genomic sequence to represent the inferred CDS: deleted 2 bases in 1 codon), yielding MWLPEKQPAALTASLLRAGDQLSKGKPPECGMDSPKEMDGFEWQRTEGKLNEIGLSVSMDGQLKDGLGKNSSFLEQNKLGFIEGKPDKELNIEKPNKAYQATSSHLESRYVISGTCQPSEGYLVHQKAAEFHLGLSEGQDKATTVPGKAAAESGLDMKTQPELSSPRAADTLAQHSEEQETSAGNPNFYSVTQSPQTSMAATPGKERNGLVSSFSVIGVMDDNSGQLNKSPLLVAITHPDPTSEHMPTTSPPVTVVGFTQENLNADFHSPGQDKELEKLSCTKEGPMHDQVPQQKKAIRRALSESYHLSVPPAVNLADKYPELPAREELPSGLLPPTSNPVPSPMPRKLGVPAVRRSMTVAEDQSVSCRWSAGELPSLSASQVPTPLPFEESVAKEREELIHFSNDSDSSGKKELGIAGLYLHSNLEQIPEGSSKEKGQEDAGGTRVDSCPFICQGGEKQLMALAGKKEIEVSATRSTPSLLCKETPRDGMFLNFASTGNWQTVRKKPK